Below is a window of Humulus lupulus chromosome 9, drHumLupu1.1, whole genome shotgun sequence DNA.
aattccttaattatttttcaagaaaataaactcttaattttccttttatttttcttaaggtttttaatttctaaaaaccgttttaagaaaattgcctaatttatcttaattaagaaaaccgttaaaaatttcccatcttgaatAGTTAATTTTtttgaagtcaattaatcaagtttacttactagaaaaataattcacttaattattttctcaaaatatagggttttaaaccctcttttaatttattaacttattcataaattaattcttttatttttagaaagaataaaaattctttaataaaaataattctcactaaactcaaagtggtattttatgtcaaaatatgttttcaagacttaccaagtttttatcttgcaataagcaaaattttactttttaccttaagttccaaaacttcatttttacacagtgtgaaaaccctatttttcacatttttaactatatactttgttaggtcataacttgaaatttactaacccaattgttacaaaaattttccaattccatttttggtatgccatttaggtctttgtaaaatcttaggtcaaaataagcattttttattggtgaaattattttccaacaatgaggcaaaaatgaccttattttcaagtccttaatttttcccCTACTACTCGATTGAACTTCACTGAACCCCTGAAAGTGGGTGATCAAATTGTTGCTTGTTTAGATATGGAGGAGGTGAAGATTGAAGCGGCGTACTGGAAAAACGCCATGGTTTGTATTGTGCTAGGTGCTAACCCGCCTTTTAGAGTGTTTGAAGGTTTGGGGAAACTTAGGTGTTGATAAGGTTGTGAGAATGCACTCAGGTTTTACATTAGTTAACTTCAGGGATGAAGCTGCTCGGGACCTGATATTGGAAATGGGTGTCATTCATTTTGACAAAAAACCAGTTGTCCTTCGTCCTTGGACTACAGACATGGACTCTGTGAGAATGGTCAAGTTTGTTCCGGTGTGGATTAGGTTGAATGGTTTGGGATTGCAATATTGGGGAAGAAATAGTCTCAGTGCTCTGGTGAGTACTATTGGCAAGCCGATTATGGTGGATAAGGTGACTTAGAGCAGATCGATGGTGAAATATGCAAGGGTATTGGTGGATATGGAGATTTCGGACCACCCTCCGAAATCTATTGCTTACATCAATGAACGAGATCAATTAGTTGAACAAATGGTTGAGTATGAATGGCTACCCTCTAAGTGTGCTGCGTGTACTCAATTAGGTCATATAGTGGCTAATTGTAACAAGGAAAAAGGAgtggtttggaagaagaaaacCACTGTTGAGAATGGAGAAAAACAAGATAAGAAGCAAAATGGTACAGAGTTGGATCTTCAGCAGCCATCTGGGTTTGTTATTCCAGAAAACAGAGCGATTAATTCTACAAGTATTGTAGCTGAAGAGAGGATAAAGAGCTCATATAAGAGCTTTGATTCAAAGGAGAGTTTTGAAGTTCAGGGCATTCCAAACGCAGCTCAGCTAGATGAAACAGGAAGTGTTGTTTTTGCTGGCAATTGGATTACTCCCAAAAGGAGAGGGACAAGACAGGCAGTGGCAGCTCCTTACAAGACAGATGCAGCTCTAGTCAAGGCTAGTTTGGGTAATGGATATGCGGTTCTACAAGAATCTGGGGATGGGATTTTGGTCACCAATTCTAACCCAATTGATTGACGGAAGTTTGTAATATGGTAGGGTGGAATGTGAGGGGTATGAATAAAAAAGAAAAGCAAAAAGCTATTCTAGATGTTTGTAAGGAAAATAAGGTTGGTTTTGGTGCTCTTTTTGAGACTAAGGTGAAACATGAGAAGATTCATGAAGTCTTTGAGAATAATTTCCATAATTGGGATTACTTTTCTAGTCCTATCACCTCTGGTAGGATTTTGGTTTTTTGGCAAGCAAAGTTTGTGAAGGTCGACATCTTGCTAGAGGAACCTCAACTTGTTCATTGCAAGATAAAAGTGTGTGGCCAGCAAAAGGTTTTCTTTGCCACGGTGGTTTATGGTAGTAACTCTATGGGGGAGAGAAAAAAATTATGGGACAAGTTGGCTAGTATTGGTCAACTGAATAATCCTTGGATTATTTTTGGGGATTTTAATGCTATGTTTAGCTTCCAGGACAGGAATGGTGGGAGACAAATCCTAGCAAAAGATATTGCTGATGCTCAAGACTGGTTGGCTTTAGGCCAAGTGGAAGAATTCAAATGCTCTGGAGCGCACTATACTTGGTCGAACAAGCATGAAGTAGGAGACCGGATTTTCTCCAAGCTTGATCGAGTTTTTACTAATGATTATTGGCTGGAATCTTTCCCGAAAACCGAAGCTTGCTTCAAATGGGACTGTGTTTCAGACCATAGTTACTGTGTGATTAAAAGTCAGGAATTAAACAAGGTGGGGTTCAAACCATTTAGATATTGTAACCACTGGTTGCATTATAGAGGTTACAAAGAGACTGTTTTATAGTGCTGGAACTCTACTGTAGGTTCGGGAGGAGGCCTTAATAAGATGGTGCAGAAAATTTTTAGAGTTAAACATGTTTTGAAAAGATTTAACAGGGAAGAGGTTGGTGATGTAGTCTTGGATTACAAATTGGCTAAGGAGGATTTTAGCAAACCTCAGGAGGCCTTGGCTTTTAATCCCACTGATTATTCTCTGCATCAGGTGGTTAGTCAAGTTTAGCAGAAATTTACTGATATGCAGAACCGGTACGCAAGCTTTCTCAAGCAGCAGAGTAAAGTTAATTGGGTTAATTTCAATGATGATAACTCGAGGTACTTCCATGCTGTTATGAGGAAAAGAAGATTGGAAAACAGAATCACAACTTTCACTATTGGTGACAAAATTGAAGAAGATTATTCGAAAGTAGTTGAGCACTTTCTCACCCATTTTGTGAACTTTATGGGGAGGAGAAGTTTGGCCACTAAGGAGATTGATTTAGACTATTTGAACCAGGGAAATAGACTGACTTTGGAGTAGCAAGTCAGATTATTAAGGCCGTTTAATAAGAGTGATGTGAAGAAGGCACTTTTCAGCATTCACTCTTCTAAAAGTCCTGGGTTGGATGGCTTTGGATCAGATTTCTTCAAGGGGTTATGGACAGATATTGGAGATGAAATCTCTCATTCTGTGTTAGAGTTTTTTCAGGATGGGTTTTTGCCGAAGTCGCTGAATGAAACAGTGATTTCCCTCATTCCTAAGGTTGCAGAACCAAAATCAGCTAGTGATTACAGGCCTATTGCGTGTTGTAGTACACTTTATAAGTGTATCTTGAAGATGATCTGTACAAGACTTTCGGAAGTGCTTCCCTTCCTTGTTCATAGCAATCAAGGGGCTTTCATAAAGAATAGAATTCTTGCTCATAATATTATGATCTTCCAGGATCTCCTCAAAGGGTATACTAGGAAGAATATTTCAGCGAGATGTATAATGAAGATTGATCTCAGCAAGGCATATGATACAGTTGATTAGCACTTTGTGGAGGAGCTGCTTAAGCGTCTTTGCTTCCCCTCGAGATTTATTAATTGGATTCTGGTCTGTTTGAAAGGAATGAGCTATAATCTTCTCATGAATGGAAGAATTCAGGGCACTTTCAAAGGGGAAAAAGGTCTTCGTCAAGGAGACCCCATGTCTCCCCTCTTGTTTGTGCTGATAATGGAGTATCTAACCAGATTATTGGCTCATTGTTCTGGTAAAAAAGGGTTTGGTTTTCATTCTATGTGTAAACAACTTAGGTTAACTAACCTATGTTTTGCAGATGACTTGATAATCTTTTGTAAAGGCAACATCAGTTCAGTGAGAGGTATTCAAGAAGCTTTCAAGAAGTTTTGTGATTCTACAGGTCTTTCTGCGAACAAATCGAAATCTCAAATCTTCTTTGGAGGAGTTAAGGAAGTCATTAATGTTCAGATTCTTGACTTGGTGCAAATGGATGAAGGCTCTTTTCCTTTGAAATACTTGGGGGTTCATCTTCATCCTACTAAATGGAAAGCATCAGATTATGGGGTGATCTTGGACAAGCTGAACAAGAATCTCAATTGTTGGGCGAGTAGGAATCTTTCTTTTGCTGGTCGTGCTCAACTAATTCACTTGGTCTTGCTTGGTATTAGAAACTTCTGGATGAGTATATTCATTCTTCCGTATAAAATCACAGCGACCATAGATAAAAGCTGTCGTGACTTCCTTTGGGGCTCTAAAGGGAATAGGAGTAAACTTCATCTCCCTTCTTGGGAGAAGGTTTGTCTCCCTAAAAAGCTGGGTGGTATTGGTTTTCAAGAAGGCAAGAAATGGAACATGGCATTGATGGCGAAATTTTTATGGGCGACATCAACCAATCAAGACTGCCTTTGGGTTAAATGGATCAACTCCATCTATCTTAAGGAGCAAATCATTTGGAGTGTTCCTATTAAGCAAGAAATGAGCTGGTATTTTAAGAAGCTGCTGAGGCTTAGACAAGTTACTGATGAAGCTTCCTTGAGGAAAGCTGAAAAGGGAGGTAAATTTCGAATAAAACATTTTTATACCTCTCTTGTTACTGCTCAAAGAGTTGTATATGCTGAAACTGTGTGGAATAAACTCCTAGTGCCCAAGCCTAGATTTATATATTGGCAGGTTTTCAACTCTCATCTGCTCACCAGAGATCATTTGAGTCATTTCTTGCCTATCTCTTCTGCTCTTTGCCCTGTTTGCGAATCTGAAAATGAAACTCATAGCCACCTGTTCATGAAGTGTATCTTCTCCAGGAAAGTTTTTGGGGAAATTAGCAGCTGGCTAGGCTGTTATCAGTGGCCGAATTCCTTCTTGGAGCTTCAGCATTGGTGTTTGGAAGCTGTGCGTGATCTAAAGAACCAAATTATAAATGCTGTATTATCTGCATCAATGTATTTTATTTGGAGAAATCGGAACAAATGTATCTTTGATTCTGTTTGTAGTATGGCTAGAAGCATTAGCTTGGAAATTAGGAAGGTTGTTAAATTTAGAGTCTTGGGGCTGGGTTCTCTTAAATATAGCAAAAGGGATAGGTATTTGCTCAATGTTGTAGAGGGCTGGTAGTGGTTTCGTTGAGTGCAGTTGCTGTCTGCCGGTTGGGTGGTTAGTTGCTGCTGCTTCTTGCCTTGCTTTGTATCTTGTTTGGTTTTTGAATAAAAGTTTTTCTCttgttcaattttttttcttcccaaatttggcacttaataactttcaaaccgtttcgtattttgttaccaaattttatagtggaatactaggttatgccaagattatgtccaccaaattttagaaaaaaactgggttcattttccctatacagtggctgtccaaacttggtcccgaaattaataatacgaaaaaacagtttttacctaaactttgaaatggcataactcactcatttttaaacatttttgagtgtttcgaaaactcaattttatgtaatcaatctcaaaaacatcacagtacaattaaattttacaaaatcaatatacaatgGATGCTTTACCCCTTGAAAATTaaagctcaaaacttgtattttgttttagggttctcaccaaaacccttagggattttggtccctattttcaaaaatcaacacacaagcatcataaaagtTATTGAACAACTACCATAggcttattacatcaccaataagaaactttaagcattaaatatacaaaataattcttaaaaataaaaaccattcaataacaaccataaaaagtaaactttatacctcttgttgttcttgctctaggttttgatgttcctactagctttgagtccttcaaaactctttcaataccttaaccaaactccccccaacaacatagatagttagctattgaaaaacctatggttaaaaactttacaaagtcaagttttttgaaactttaccttagggaaacccttcctagaccaaagcttaggcttccaagccttcttagtattcttgaggttgaagatggagagaaaacttgagagagggttttcaaaaaatatgagagtgattgtgagagagagggGGTTGGATTTg
It encodes the following:
- the LOC133799981 gene encoding uncharacterized protein LOC133799981; translated protein: MVGWNVRGMNKKEKQKAILDVCKENKVGFGALFETKVKHEKIHEVFENNFHNWDYFSSPITSGRILVFWQAKFVKVDILLEEPQLVHCKIKVCGQQKVFFATVVYGSNSMGERKKLWDKLASIGQLNNPWIIFGDFNAMFSFQDRNGGRQILAKDIADAQDWLALGQVEEFKCSGAHYTWSNKHEVGDRIFSKLDRVFTNDYWLESFPKTEACFKWDCVSDHSYCSGGGLNKMVQKIFRVKHVLKRFNREEVGDVVLDYKLAKEDFSKPQEALAFNPTDYSLHQVVSQV